A portion of the Lolium rigidum isolate FL_2022 chromosome 1, APGP_CSIRO_Lrig_0.1, whole genome shotgun sequence genome contains these proteins:
- the LOC124660496 gene encoding uncharacterized protein LOC124660496 — translation MSSSRRRRRLSPPPPQLPDDAIRDILLRTPPDDPRRLVRASLCCKPWRRILSDPIFCRTYRELHRGTQPLLGFIHNKGSAEKPHHCVLVPTTSFRPPGGTHRRNWIVLDSRHGRVLLYSFPPKPDIQFVVWDPITDEQCRLVLPDFTHGSWSATVLCATDGCDHVDCHGGPFLVFFAGLDRLAFASVYSSVSGDWSDTVFVDYPDAAMEQYPGMEYMRFMDSGLGFTLLQGKTVYFPCNMSNRILEYNIAEKRLSVIDTQFHEYYQWHAVLVAVEDDGVLVFAGLEDSTLHMWSREAGQDGAVEWVQRRVIHLDMLVPRPGCCSTPDWDGMSGGLLVGSADGVIFLSTHAGSYTVDITSGQVRKLTNMRFTDKIIPYTSFYTLDHSRGIKHHCLEHASSST, via the exons ATGAGTTcgtctcgccggcgccgccgcctctcgccgccgccgccgcagctgccCGATGACGCCATCCGAGACAtactcctccgcaccccgccggacgaCCCCAGGCGCCTCGTCCGCGCCTCCCTCTGCTGCAAGCCGTGGCGACGGATCCTCTCGGATCCGATCTTCTGCCGCACCTACCGTGAGCTCCACCGCGGGACGCAGCCCTTGCTCGGATTCATCCACAACAAGGGCAGCGCGGAGAAGCCGCACCACTGCGTGCTGGTGCCCACCACCTCCTTCCGCCCGCCCGGCGGCACCCACCGCCGCAACTGGATCGTGCTCGActcccgccacggccgcgtcctcctcTACAGCTTCCCGCCCAAGCCGGACATCCAGTTCGTCGTCTGGGACCCCATCACGGACGAGCAGTGCCGACTCGTCCTGCCCGATTTCACCCACGGCTCCTGGAGCGCCACCGTGCTCTGCGCCACGGACGGCTGCGACCACGTCGACTGCCACGGCGGGcccttcctcgtcttcttcgcggGGCTCGACAGGCTCGCCTTCGCTTCGGTCTACTCGTCGGTGTCCGGTGACTGGAGCGACACCGTCTTCGTCGACTATCCGGATGCCGCCATGGAGCAGTACCCTGGCATGGAGTACATGAGGTTCATGGACAGCGGCCTCGGCTTCACTCTTCTACAGGGGAAAACTGTCTACTTCCCTTGCAATATGAGCAACAGAATCCTCGAGTACAACATTGCCGAAAAGCGGCTGTCGGTGATCGACACCCAGTTCCACGAGTACTACCAGTGGCACGCTGTCCTCGTCGCCGTGGAAGATGATGGCGTGCTTGTGTTTGCCGGCTTGGAGGATTCAACCCTCCACATGTGGTCAAGGGAGGCCGGTCAAGACGGCGCTGTGGAGTGGGTGCAACGCAGGGTCATCCATCTCGACATGCTGGTGCCCCGTCCTGGCTGCTGCAGCACGCCCGATTGGGATGGCATGTCGGGTGGCCTATTGGTTGGATCCGCAGACGGCGTCATCTTCCTCAGCACACATGCTGGATCATACACCGTTGACATTACTTCAGGCCAAGTCAGGAAGTTAACCAACATGAGATTCACAGACAAAATCATCCCCTACACCAGCTTCTACACTCTAG ATCATTCTAGGGGCATAAAGCACCACTGCCTTGAACATGCTAGTTCATCAACATGA